The sequence CGTCGACATCGCCCACTGAGAGGACGTCATGGACCGGCTCAGCCCACTGGATGCGGCGTTCCTCGAGATCGAGGACGAAGACCCCAGCTCGTCGCTGGCCATCGCCTCGGTGGCGATCGCCGAAGGTCCCGCGCCCGCGCAGGAGGAGTTCACCGCCGCCGTGCTCGCGCGCCTGGCCGGGATTCCCCGGTACCACCAGAAGGTGCGGACGGTGCCGTTCGACCTCGGGCCGCCGGTCTGGGTGGACGACCCCGAGTTCGACCCGGCCGCGCATTTCGGCCGGGTCTCGCTCCCCGCGCCGCACGACCGGGCCGCGCTGAACGAACTGGTCGCGCTCCTGATGGGCGAGCGGCTCGAGCGCGAGCGGCCGCTGTGGGAGTTCTGGGTGATCGAGGGCCTGCCGGACGGGCGCTGGGCCATCCTGTCCAAAGTGCACCACGCGCTCGCCGACGGGCTCGCGGCGACCCGGCTCCAGACGATCCTGTTCGGGACGACCCCGGCCGCCCCGGAACCCGCGGCCGAGGCACCCGATCCCGGCGGCGTGAACCTGCTGCTGGACGCGGCGGGCAAGCTGCTGCGCACCCCGTGGGACCAGGCGCGGCTGCTGCTGCGCCAAGCCCGGCACCCGAACCGGCTGGCCCGCCGCGTCAGCGACGTCGCCCTCGGCCTCGCGTCGATGGCCTCCGCGCTGCTGCCCGCGTCCCCGAGCCCCCTCACCGGACCACTCGGCCGCGACCGGCGCTACTCGACCGTTTCGGTGCCGCTGGCCGAGGTCAAAGCCGTCGCCCGGGCGTTCGACGTCACGGTGAACGACGTGCTGCTGGCCGCCGTCACCGGCGGGCTCCGCGAACTGCTGCTGCAGCGCGGGGAAACCCTCGCCGCCGACAGCGTGCGGTCCCTGGTACCGGTGTCGGTGCGGACCGGCACGGACCTCGACAACGAAGTTTCGCTCCTGCTGCCGCTGCTGCCGGTCGACCTGGCCGACCCGGTGCAGCGCCTGCTCCGGATCCACCACCGGCTGGGCACGCTGAAGGCGGGCACGGAAGCCGCGGCCGGCGCCCTGCTCACCGCGACGGCCGCCCGCGAGCCGTTCGCCCCGGTGGCGTGGGCGATCCGGGCCGCCGCGCACCTGCCGCAGCGCAACATCGTGACGGTCACGACGAACGTGCGCGGGCCGGCGGAACCGCTCTCCGCGCTCGGGCGGCCGATCGTCGAGATGTACCCGTACGTCCCGATCGCTTTGCGGGTGCGGATCGGCGTGGCGATGCTCAGTTATGCCGGGCAGGTGACGTTCGGGATCACTTCCGATGCTGACGCGGTGCCGGAGACCGATGTGCTCGTGAAGGGGATCGAGCGGGAGATCCAGTCCCTGCGGGGCGCCGCGCGCTGAGCTGCTGGGACCCTTCCGGATGTCATGAACGGGTCGTTCACCTCGCCAGACGTCATGAACAGGGCTCCGGCAAAGTCGCGTCGGTGCAGTCCGCAGGGTTGCGCCAGCGTCCTGGCTCGTAAATCGAGGTGACCGTGGGCGCGCGGTAGCGCCCCCGGCGCAGCGCAGCGGAGCCGGGGCCTGGACCTGGGCCCGGGTGGTGGGCTAGGCGGCGTGAGGTCGCAGGGTGACGTGCTGGCCGGTGAGGCGTTCGAGGTCACGGATGAGGGTGCGGCGGCGACGTTGCGTGGTGTACCGGTCGGCGTAGTAGCCCTGGCCGAGGTCCTGGTAACGGGCTCCGGGGTCGGACAGCAGATGCCAGATGATCTTGAGGACGGAGTTGCCGACGGCGGTGATGGCGCGTTTCTTGCCGCGGCGGCGCACCAGACGCCGGTAGCGTTCCCCGAGGAAGGTGCGGGTGCGAGAGAGACCGGCCACGACTTCGCCCAGGGTCCCGGCCAGCCACGGGTTGCCTTTGCCGGTGGAGCCGTAGCCGGTGGTAGCGGCGGACTGATGCGCGATCGGGGCGAATTTGGCCCACGAGACCAGATGCCCCGGGCTGGGGAACCGGGTCATGTCGACCCCGATCTCGGCGATCAGTTCCTGGGCGGAGATGATCCCGATCCCGGTAATCTCATCCAGCCGCTGCGCGGCGGCGCGAAAGGGAGCCATCGCCTCCTCGATCGCGGCGTTGACCTTCTCGACATCGGCGCTGATCCGGTCGATCCGGTCGATCATCGTGCGGGTCAGGAACGCATGGTGGTCGGTGAAATGCCCGGTCAGCGCCTCTTCCAGTACCCCGATCTTGGTGCGCATCCGGGTCCTGGCCAGCTGCGCCAGCACCCGCGGGTTCCGTTGCCCGCCGATCATGGCCTCCAGCATCTCCCGGCCGGAGACACCCAGGATGTCGCTGATCACGCTGGAGAGTTTGATCTGGGCGTCTTCCAGCAGTTTCTCCAGCCGTTGCTTCTCCCGGGTCCGGTCCTGGATCAGGGTGCGGCGATACCGGGTCAGATCCCGCAGCTGCCGGATCGGGGCGGGATGGACCAGGCTGGGCCGGCACATCCCGCGCTCGACGACCTTGGCCAGCCAGACCGCGTCCAGGGTGTCGGTCTTCGGGCGGCCGGGCAGATGCTTGACGTGCTTGGGGTTGAGCAGCCAGCAGTCGAACCCTTCGGCTTCCAGCAGGTAGAACACCGGCTTCCAGTAGGAACTGGTGGCCTCCATCGCCACCAGGGTCACCCGCTCGGCCCGCAACCAGTCCGCCAGTTCCAGCAACGACCGGGAAAACGTGTCATAGGAGCGGACCTCCTGCTGGCGTCGGCCCGGCCGGTCCGAGGGCACCCGCACACACGCGACCAGACCGGCCTTGCCCAGATCCACCCCGGCCACGCGTTCGATGATCTGGTCGAGTTCGTCCACCTCTTCCACGACTCACCTCGCTTCGGTCTCGCATCAGCGACAACGGCGGTCACCCGGGGAGCCAGGGATGTGAGCCAAAGCCGGGCTCGCGTGCTCGAAGCAACAATGCAGGACCCTCAACGACTCCCAGCGTCAGACTGAATGACGGCCTTGACCCAGCGCCAAGGACACACGACGTCACGCAGGCGACCAGACACGATTTTCACCCCAGCACGGACGTCCCGCCAGGGACACCAACGACTGAATGACTCATTCAGGTCCTTGGAGGTCCTGAATGAGTCATTCAAGACGTGGGGCGAGCGGGTCACCGGCGGCAGAGTGGCCCGGCCGTGTGACTTTGCCGGGACCCGGCCCGCACGACATGACCTTTCAGGCCCGCTCGGCCGCCGCGGCGAACTCCTCCGCCAGGGCCTCCACCAACGCCTCCGGGTCCGGGATCAGCTTCCGGTCCGTGCCGAACCCGAAGCGGACCTCGCCGGCGTAGCTGAAGATGCAGATCGTGATCGCCTGGCGGCCGCTGCACGGTGCCCA is a genomic window of Amycolatopsis lexingtonensis containing:
- a CDS encoding wax ester/triacylglycerol synthase family O-acyltransferase — encoded protein: MDRLSPLDAAFLEIEDEDPSSSLAIASVAIAEGPAPAQEEFTAAVLARLAGIPRYHQKVRTVPFDLGPPVWVDDPEFDPAAHFGRVSLPAPHDRAALNELVALLMGERLERERPLWEFWVIEGLPDGRWAILSKVHHALADGLAATRLQTILFGTTPAAPEPAAEAPDPGGVNLLLDAAGKLLRTPWDQARLLLRQARHPNRLARRVSDVALGLASMASALLPASPSPLTGPLGRDRRYSTVSVPLAEVKAVARAFDVTVNDVLLAAVTGGLRELLLQRGETLAADSVRSLVPVSVRTGTDLDNEVSLLLPLLPVDLADPVQRLLRIHHRLGTLKAGTEAAAGALLTATAAREPFAPVAWAIRAAAHLPQRNIVTVTTNVRGPAEPLSALGRPIVEMYPYVPIALRVRIGVAMLSYAGQVTFGITSDADAVPETDVLVKGIEREIQSLRGAAR
- a CDS encoding IS110 family transposase, with amino-acid sequence MDELDQIIERVAGVDLGKAGLVACVRVPSDRPGRRQQEVRSYDTFSRSLLELADWLRAERVTLVAMEATSSYWKPVFYLLEAEGFDCWLLNPKHVKHLPGRPKTDTLDAVWLAKVVERGMCRPSLVHPAPIRQLRDLTRYRRTLIQDRTREKQRLEKLLEDAQIKLSSVISDILGVSGREMLEAMIGGQRNPRVLAQLARTRMRTKIGVLEEALTGHFTDHHAFLTRTMIDRIDRISADVEKVNAAIEEAMAPFRAAAQRLDEITGIGIISAQELIAEIGVDMTRFPSPGHLVSWAKFAPIAHQSAATTGYGSTGKGNPWLAGTLGEVVAGLSRTRTFLGERYRRLVRRRGKKRAITAVGNSVLKIIWHLLSDPGARYQDLGQGYYADRYTTQRRRRTLIRDLERLTGQHVTLRPHAA